A genome region from Scleropages formosus chromosome 6, fSclFor1.1, whole genome shotgun sequence includes the following:
- the erbin gene encoding erbin isoform X1, translating into MTSKRNLFVRLVPCRCLRGEEETVTSLDYSHCSLEQVPKDIFSFEKTLEELFLDANQIEELPKQLFNCQLLHRLSMPDNDLTVLPAAIANLINLRELDISKNSIQEFPENIKNCKVLAIVEASVNPISKLPEGFTQLLNLTQLYLNDAFLEFLPASFGRLTKLQILELRENQLKMLPKSMQKLTQLERLDLGSNEFTEVPEVLEQLTGIKELWMDGNRLTILPGMIGTLKQLSYLDVSKNNLEMVDEQISGCENLQDLLLSNNALTQLPSFIGSLKKLTALKVDENQLMYLPDSIGGLTVLEELDCSFNEIEALPPSVGQCVSLRTFAADHNFLTQLPPEVGSWKNLTVLFLHSNKLESLPEEMGEMLKLKVINLSDNKLRNLPFSFTKLNQLTAMWLSENQSKPLIPLQKEEDPETHKTVLTNYMFPQQTRTPEDYTHNSDNESFNPSLWEEQRKQRAQVAFECDEDTVRRDAPPREGNLKRYPTPYPDELKNMVKTAQSIATRLKEDESSDESGKDTKHGEKAHVGVRDVGVKVVENTCANGKAVETEPKAPVNSIQNSTTTESWDQEINKTQKVLINTSDNMKTMVNHEDTLEGSEELSSEDDEMKVAEMRPPLIEISINQPKVVALSKDKKDDSRDADSLLDETAANSNQNNSNCSSPSRMSDSVSLTTDSSQDASLCTPEREAKVLFIPKSSSTQEDENQNQLKKSESLLQNGNGLDTSLQALLKSRPGYESKPEKTGGLDVSVEEKLSLLKDVDLNNCLGDSYSKWDQINMNVSTQPPDNLIQSISQESTSGPPTRESSIDASVVNNNNNSSPPVECLQNGSQDSSSPPKLEMVRTAAVGVTANSEVSLSRSTEELSPQKRVPPAPVAKSQSISNIETGGMKLYGIDGDCGPHEATPGRAGSAGAQGQSIVRSKSASLLNDQPLQVYPGSSASSSDLLLASRPAVPRVPALSTAPPPQYNIQYTSSTVPKESLWAQRTPIPPEQAYLPPQHSMANTNYSNRNHAPPYPHQRGPPLTPDMWAKDRMGPGHSRGPLQRQSSNSSAISIGLGDPRRAMLPDGDYVTYRDIHTLGRGPPLVAQSTQRPLSARTYSIDGPGMPRPHSARPPAHEVPERTMSVSDFNYQQVSPSKRPNVRVKSEHSLLDAPASARVPPDWRDQVMRHIEAKKMEKEDGFGSQGQQGYSMDTLRKVPLTNGQMCPAPRPQMTCSQAPMARHPSREQLIDYLMLKVSQQPQGPPRMPHDVLQQEVHVKIEKNPELGFSISGGIGGRGNPFHPEDNGIFVTRVQPEGPASKLLQPGDKILQANGYNFVNIDHGYAVSLLKTFPNTVDLIVVREMSA; encoded by the exons GCTCCCGGAAGGCTTCACTCAGCTCCTCAACCTCACTCAACTCTACCTGAATGATGCCTTCCTGGAATTTCTTCCTGCCAGCTTCGGAAG GTTAACCAAACTGCAGATTCTGGAGCTAAGAGAGAACCAGTTAAAGATGTTGCCAAA AAGCATGCAGAAGCTAACCCAGCTGGAAAGACTGGACCTGGGCAGTAATGAGTTCACAGAAGTG CCTGAAGTGCTGGAACAGCTTACTGGAATCAAAGAactgtggatggatggaaacagACTGACAATTCTGCCAGGG ATGATTGGAACTCTGAAACAGCTGTCCTACCTGGATGTTTCCAAAAACAATTTGGAAATGGTGGATGAGCAGATCTCTGGCTGTGAAAACCTACAggacctcctcctgtccaacaATGCTCTAACCCAGCTTCCCAGCTTTATAG GTTCTTTGAAGAAGTTAACTGCTCTGAAGGTGGATGAAAACCAGTTGATGTACCTTCCGGACTCCATAGGCGG GCTCACAGTCCTAGAAGAGCTGGACTGCAGCTTCAATGAAATTGAAGCACTGCCCCCATCCGTTGGTCAGTGTGTCAGCTTGCGCACCTTTGCTGCAGATCACAACTTTCTGACCCAGCTGCCCCCAGAA GTGGGCAGCTGGAAGAATCTGACTGTGCTCTTCCTACACTCCAACAAGCTGGAGTCCTTGCCAGAAGAGATGGGGGAGATGCTAAAGCTCAAGGTCATCAATCTTAGCGACAACAA GCTGAGGAACTTGCCCTTCAGCTTCACAAAGTTGAATCAACTCACCGCTATGTGGTTGTCAGAAAACCAG TCCAAGCCGCTCATCCCCTTACAGAAGGAGGAAGATCCAGAGACGCACAAGACTGTGCTCACCAACTACATGTTCCCGCAGCAGACGCGCACTCCTGAGGACT ACACGCACAACTCGGACAATGAGAGCTTCAACCCTTCTCTGTGGGAGGAGCAGCGCAAGCAGCGTGCACAAGTTGCCTTTGAGTGTGACGAGGACACGGTTCGGAGGGATGCACCTCCACGG GAGGGCAACTTGAAACGGTACCCAACTCCCTACCCCGATGAGCTAAAGAACATGGTGAAAACAGCTCAGTCCATTGCTACCAGGCTGAAGGAGGATGAGTCTAGCGATGAATCTGGCAAAGATACCAAGCATGGCGAGAAGGCACACGTGGGCGTACGAGATGTAGGAGTTAAG GTGGTGGAGAACACTTGTGCTAATGGCAAAGCTGTAGAAACGGAACCAAAGGCACCTGTAAACAGCATTCAGAACTCCACTACTACAGAGTCGTGGGACCAGGAGATCAACAAGACTCAGAAGGTCCTGATAAATACCTCTGACAACATGAAGACTATGGTGAATCATGAGGACACACTAGAG GGGTCTGAAGAGCTCTCCTCTGAGGATGATGAGATGAAGGTGGCAGAGATGCGGCCTCCTCTGATCGAGATTTCCATAAACCAGCCCAAGGTTGTTGCACTGAGTAAGGATAAGAAAG ATGACAGCCGGGATGCAGACTCCTTGCTGGACGAGACTGCAGCCAACAGCAACCAGAACAACAGCAACTGCTCGTCACCCTCGCGCATGTCTGATTCTGTGTCCTTGACAACCGATAGTAGTCAGGATGCCTCGTTGTGCACGCCTGAGAGAGAGGCCAAAGTGCTCTTCATACCTAAAAGCAG TTCAACACAGGAGGATGAGAATCAGAACCAGCTGAAGAAAAGTGAGTCGCTGCTGCAGAATGGAAATGGGTTGGACACGTCACTCCAGGCCTTGCTGAAGAGCCGACCAGGGTATGAGTCAAAGCCAGAGAAGACGGGCGGTTTGGACGTGTCTGTGGAGGAGAAGCTTTCACTCCTCAAGGATGTTGACCTGAATAACTGCCTGGGAGACTCTTACAGCAAGTGGGACCAGATCAACATGAATGTGTCCACGCAACCACCGGACAACCTGATTCAGTCCATCAGCCAAGAAAGCACCAGCGGCCCTCCCACAAGAGAGAGCTCCATTGACGCCAGTGtagtaaacaacaacaacaacagcagcccACCTGTGGAGTGTCTTCAAAATGGCAGCCAGGATTCCAGCTCACCACCAAAGTTGGAAATGGTGCGAACGGCAGCGGTGGGCGTGACGGCGAACAGTGAGGTGTCGCTCTCTCGAAGCACTGAAGAGCTGTCTCCGCAAAAGAGGGTCCCTCCTGCACCCGTGGCCAAGTCCCAGAGCATCTCCAACATTGAGACGGGCGGCATGAAGTTGTACGGCATCGATGGCGACTGTGGGCCCCATGAGGCCACACCGGGCAgggcaggttcagctggtgcacAGGGGCAGAGCATCGTACGGAGCAAGTCTGCCTCTCTACTCAATGACCAGCCCCTGCAGGTCTACCCTGGCTCCTCGGCCTCCTCCTCTGACCTGCTGCTGGCCTCCAGACCAGCAGTGCCAAGGGTCCCGGCCCtgtccactgcacccccgccaCAGTACAACATCCAATATACCAGTAGTACTGTGCCCAAAGAGAGCCTGTGGGCTCAGCGCACACCCATTCCACCCGAGCAGGCCTACCTTCCACCCCAGCACTCCATGGCCAACACCAACTATTCGAACCGCAACCATGCCCCACCATACCCACACCAGCGTGGTCCACCTCTAACTCCAGACATGTGGGCCAAGGACAGGATGGGTCCTGGCCACTCCCGGGGCCCTTTGCAGCGCCAGAGCAGCAACTCTTCTGCCATTTCGATTGGTTTGGGCGACCCCCGGCGTGCAATGCTTCCCGATGGCGACTACGTGACATACCGAGACATACACACCTTGGGTCGGGGGCCTCCACTGGTAGCCCAGAGTACGCAGCGACCCCTTTCTGCCCGCACCTACAGTATTGACGGACCTGGTATGCCCCGTCCCCACAGTGCCCGGCCACCCGCTCATGAGGTGCCCGAGCGGACCATGTCGGTCAGCGACTTCAACTACCAGCAGGTGAGCCCCAGTAAGCGGCCCAATGTGCGGGTGAAGTCGGAGCATTCGCTGCTGGATGCACCGGCCAGTGCCCGGGTACCCCCAGACTGGAGGGATCAGGTGATGCGTCACATCGAGGCCAAGAAGATGGAGAAG GAAGATGGTTTTGGATCCCAAGGGCAACAAGGCTACTCCATGGACACCCTCAGAAAA GTGCCTTTAACAAATGGCCAGATGTGTCCGGCACCTCGTCCCCAGATGACCTGTAGCCAGGCACCCATGGCCCGGCATCCGTCCCGCGAGCAGCTTATTGACTACCTGATGCTGAAGGTGTCCCAGCAGCCCCAGGGGCCGCCCCGCATGCCCCATGACGTCTTGCAGCAGGAG GTCCACGTGAAAATCGAGAAGAATCCTGAACTCGGTTTTAGTATATCGGGGGGAATTGGAGGCCGAGGAAACCCTTTTCATCCAGAAgataat GGTATTTTTGTGACACGGGTCCAACCAGAGGGACCTGCCTCAAAACTTTTGCAGCCTGGAGACAAGATTCTGCAG GCGAATGGATACAACTTTGTCAACATTGATCATGGATATGCAGTGTCTCTTCTGAAGACTTTCCCCAACACAGTGGACCTCATAGTTGTTCGAGAGATGTCTGCATag
- the erbin gene encoding erbin isoform X2, with protein sequence MTSKRNLFVRLVPCRCLRGEEETVTSLDYSHCSLEQVPKDIFSFEKTLEELFLDANQIEELPKQLFNCQLLHRLSMPDNDLTVLPAAIANLINLRELDISKNSIQEFPENIKNCKVLAIVEASVNPISKLPEGFTQLLNLTQLYLNDAFLEFLPASFGRLTKLQILELRENQLKMLPKSMQKLTQLERLDLGSNEFTEVPEVLEQLTGIKELWMDGNRLTILPGMIGTLKQLSYLDVSKNNLEMVDEQISGCENLQDLLLSNNALTQLPSFIGSLKKLTALKVDENQLMYLPDSIGGLTVLEELDCSFNEIEALPPSVGQCVSLRTFAADHNFLTQLPPEVGSWKNLTVLFLHSNKLESLPEEMGEMLKLKVINLSDNKLRNLPFSFTKLNQLTAMWLSENQSKPLIPLQKEEDPETHKTVLTNYMFPQQTRTPEDYTHNSDNESFNPSLWEEQRKQRAQVAFECDEDTVRRDAPPREGNLKRYPTPYPDELKNMVKTAQSIATRLKEDESSDESGKDTKHGEKAHVGVRDVGVKVVENTCANGKAVETEPKAPVNSIQNSTTTESWDQEINKTQKVLINTSDNMKTMVNHEDTLEGSEELSSEDDEMKVAEMRPPLIEISINQPKVVALSKDKKDDSRDADSLLDETAANSNQNNSNCSSPSRMSDSVSLTTDSSQDASLCTPEREAKVLFIPKSSSTQEDENQNQLKKSESLLQNGNGLDTSLQALLKSRPGYESKPEKTGGLDVSVEEKLSLLKDVDLNNCLGDSYSKWDQINMNVSTQPPDNLIQSISQESTSGPPTRESSIDASVVNNNNNSSPPVECLQNGSQDSSSPPKLEMVRTAAVGVTANSEVSLSRSTEELSPQKRVPPAPVAKSQSISNIETGGMKLYGIDGDCGPHEATPGRAGSAGAQGQSIVRSKSASLLNDQPLQVYPGSSASSSDLLLASRPAVPRVPALSTAPPPQYNIQYTSSTVPKESLWAQRTPIPPEQAYLPPQHSMANTNYSNRNHAPPYPHQRGPPLTPDMWAKDRMGPGHSRGPLQRQSSNSSAISIGLGDPRRAMLPDGDYVTYRDIHTLGRGPPLVAQSTQRPLSARTYSIDGPGMPRPHSARPPAHEVPERTMSVSDFNYQQVSPSKRPNVRVKSEHSLLDAPASARVPPDWRDQVMRHIEAKKMEKSMLSRSFNTSSATTVSSFHYDSCREVHAGDGRPYGAHGFCEDGFGSQGQQGYSMDTLRKVPLTNGQMCPAPRPQMTCSQAPMARHPSREQLIDYLMLKVSQQPQGPPRMPHDVLQQEVHVKIEKNPELGFSISGGIGGRGNPFHPEDNGIFVTRVQPEGPASKLLQPGDKILQANGYNFVNIDHGYAVSLLKTFPNTVDLIVVREMSA encoded by the exons GCTCCCGGAAGGCTTCACTCAGCTCCTCAACCTCACTCAACTCTACCTGAATGATGCCTTCCTGGAATTTCTTCCTGCCAGCTTCGGAAG GTTAACCAAACTGCAGATTCTGGAGCTAAGAGAGAACCAGTTAAAGATGTTGCCAAA AAGCATGCAGAAGCTAACCCAGCTGGAAAGACTGGACCTGGGCAGTAATGAGTTCACAGAAGTG CCTGAAGTGCTGGAACAGCTTACTGGAATCAAAGAactgtggatggatggaaacagACTGACAATTCTGCCAGGG ATGATTGGAACTCTGAAACAGCTGTCCTACCTGGATGTTTCCAAAAACAATTTGGAAATGGTGGATGAGCAGATCTCTGGCTGTGAAAACCTACAggacctcctcctgtccaacaATGCTCTAACCCAGCTTCCCAGCTTTATAG GTTCTTTGAAGAAGTTAACTGCTCTGAAGGTGGATGAAAACCAGTTGATGTACCTTCCGGACTCCATAGGCGG GCTCACAGTCCTAGAAGAGCTGGACTGCAGCTTCAATGAAATTGAAGCACTGCCCCCATCCGTTGGTCAGTGTGTCAGCTTGCGCACCTTTGCTGCAGATCACAACTTTCTGACCCAGCTGCCCCCAGAA GTGGGCAGCTGGAAGAATCTGACTGTGCTCTTCCTACACTCCAACAAGCTGGAGTCCTTGCCAGAAGAGATGGGGGAGATGCTAAAGCTCAAGGTCATCAATCTTAGCGACAACAA GCTGAGGAACTTGCCCTTCAGCTTCACAAAGTTGAATCAACTCACCGCTATGTGGTTGTCAGAAAACCAG TCCAAGCCGCTCATCCCCTTACAGAAGGAGGAAGATCCAGAGACGCACAAGACTGTGCTCACCAACTACATGTTCCCGCAGCAGACGCGCACTCCTGAGGACT ACACGCACAACTCGGACAATGAGAGCTTCAACCCTTCTCTGTGGGAGGAGCAGCGCAAGCAGCGTGCACAAGTTGCCTTTGAGTGTGACGAGGACACGGTTCGGAGGGATGCACCTCCACGG GAGGGCAACTTGAAACGGTACCCAACTCCCTACCCCGATGAGCTAAAGAACATGGTGAAAACAGCTCAGTCCATTGCTACCAGGCTGAAGGAGGATGAGTCTAGCGATGAATCTGGCAAAGATACCAAGCATGGCGAGAAGGCACACGTGGGCGTACGAGATGTAGGAGTTAAG GTGGTGGAGAACACTTGTGCTAATGGCAAAGCTGTAGAAACGGAACCAAAGGCACCTGTAAACAGCATTCAGAACTCCACTACTACAGAGTCGTGGGACCAGGAGATCAACAAGACTCAGAAGGTCCTGATAAATACCTCTGACAACATGAAGACTATGGTGAATCATGAGGACACACTAGAG GGGTCTGAAGAGCTCTCCTCTGAGGATGATGAGATGAAGGTGGCAGAGATGCGGCCTCCTCTGATCGAGATTTCCATAAACCAGCCCAAGGTTGTTGCACTGAGTAAGGATAAGAAAG ATGACAGCCGGGATGCAGACTCCTTGCTGGACGAGACTGCAGCCAACAGCAACCAGAACAACAGCAACTGCTCGTCACCCTCGCGCATGTCTGATTCTGTGTCCTTGACAACCGATAGTAGTCAGGATGCCTCGTTGTGCACGCCTGAGAGAGAGGCCAAAGTGCTCTTCATACCTAAAAGCAG TTCAACACAGGAGGATGAGAATCAGAACCAGCTGAAGAAAAGTGAGTCGCTGCTGCAGAATGGAAATGGGTTGGACACGTCACTCCAGGCCTTGCTGAAGAGCCGACCAGGGTATGAGTCAAAGCCAGAGAAGACGGGCGGTTTGGACGTGTCTGTGGAGGAGAAGCTTTCACTCCTCAAGGATGTTGACCTGAATAACTGCCTGGGAGACTCTTACAGCAAGTGGGACCAGATCAACATGAATGTGTCCACGCAACCACCGGACAACCTGATTCAGTCCATCAGCCAAGAAAGCACCAGCGGCCCTCCCACAAGAGAGAGCTCCATTGACGCCAGTGtagtaaacaacaacaacaacagcagcccACCTGTGGAGTGTCTTCAAAATGGCAGCCAGGATTCCAGCTCACCACCAAAGTTGGAAATGGTGCGAACGGCAGCGGTGGGCGTGACGGCGAACAGTGAGGTGTCGCTCTCTCGAAGCACTGAAGAGCTGTCTCCGCAAAAGAGGGTCCCTCCTGCACCCGTGGCCAAGTCCCAGAGCATCTCCAACATTGAGACGGGCGGCATGAAGTTGTACGGCATCGATGGCGACTGTGGGCCCCATGAGGCCACACCGGGCAgggcaggttcagctggtgcacAGGGGCAGAGCATCGTACGGAGCAAGTCTGCCTCTCTACTCAATGACCAGCCCCTGCAGGTCTACCCTGGCTCCTCGGCCTCCTCCTCTGACCTGCTGCTGGCCTCCAGACCAGCAGTGCCAAGGGTCCCGGCCCtgtccactgcacccccgccaCAGTACAACATCCAATATACCAGTAGTACTGTGCCCAAAGAGAGCCTGTGGGCTCAGCGCACACCCATTCCACCCGAGCAGGCCTACCTTCCACCCCAGCACTCCATGGCCAACACCAACTATTCGAACCGCAACCATGCCCCACCATACCCACACCAGCGTGGTCCACCTCTAACTCCAGACATGTGGGCCAAGGACAGGATGGGTCCTGGCCACTCCCGGGGCCCTTTGCAGCGCCAGAGCAGCAACTCTTCTGCCATTTCGATTGGTTTGGGCGACCCCCGGCGTGCAATGCTTCCCGATGGCGACTACGTGACATACCGAGACATACACACCTTGGGTCGGGGGCCTCCACTGGTAGCCCAGAGTACGCAGCGACCCCTTTCTGCCCGCACCTACAGTATTGACGGACCTGGTATGCCCCGTCCCCACAGTGCCCGGCCACCCGCTCATGAGGTGCCCGAGCGGACCATGTCGGTCAGCGACTTCAACTACCAGCAGGTGAGCCCCAGTAAGCGGCCCAATGTGCGGGTGAAGTCGGAGCATTCGCTGCTGGATGCACCGGCCAGTGCCCGGGTACCCCCAGACTGGAGGGATCAGGTGATGCGTCACATCGAGGCCAAGAAGATGGAGAAG AGCATGCTCTCCAGGTCCTTTAACACCAGTAGTGCTACCACTGTGAGCAGCTTTCACTATGACAGCTGTAGGGAGGTGCATGCTGGGGATGGAAGGCCTTACGGAGCTCACGGCTTCTGT GAAGATGGTTTTGGATCCCAAGGGCAACAAGGCTACTCCATGGACACCCTCAGAAAA GTGCCTTTAACAAATGGCCAGATGTGTCCGGCACCTCGTCCCCAGATGACCTGTAGCCAGGCACCCATGGCCCGGCATCCGTCCCGCGAGCAGCTTATTGACTACCTGATGCTGAAGGTGTCCCAGCAGCCCCAGGGGCCGCCCCGCATGCCCCATGACGTCTTGCAGCAGGAG GTCCACGTGAAAATCGAGAAGAATCCTGAACTCGGTTTTAGTATATCGGGGGGAATTGGAGGCCGAGGAAACCCTTTTCATCCAGAAgataat GGTATTTTTGTGACACGGGTCCAACCAGAGGGACCTGCCTCAAAACTTTTGCAGCCTGGAGACAAGATTCTGCAG GCGAATGGATACAACTTTGTCAACATTGATCATGGATATGCAGTGTCTCTTCTGAAGACTTTCCCCAACACAGTGGACCTCATAGTTGTTCGAGAGATGTCTGCATag
- the srek1 gene encoding splicing regulatory glutamine/lysine-rich protein 1 isoform X1 has translation MSGIPGTAVVQVTNLSSAVSSEQMRTLFGFLGDIEELRLYPPDNTPLSFSSKVCYIKYRDPSSVGVAQHLTNTVFIDRALIVVPCAEGKIPEEAKALSLLAPATPVGSLMPGAGLLPIPTPTPLQNLGIPISNLGALQTGLDPSVAALGGVATQPPLMGNVDPSKIDEIRRTVYVGNLNSQTTTAEQLLEYFKQVGEVKFVRMAGDETQPTRFAFVEFADQESVSRALAFNGVMFGDRPLKINHSNNAIVKPPELTPQAAAKELEDVMKRVREAQSNIAAAIEPGDDSGKKHSMSSSRRSRRSRSRSRSRSHSRSRRKRSRSRHRSRPSLKSRSKGSELHSSRSVHKKRSRSRDRRHSRSRSRSRDRRKEKDGKSRGKEESFRDKDERRQKEKRGKTPPKGYSGSRRSRSTSRGHKRRSRSRSKSPRKKMKSPSPKRGKKDKKRDKVRESSRERSDRDSSRKQSNRDEKVDRKVRPIKVDRDYDKEKVYESDREGSVTASEEQASQVQHNGSCEKNGDDLSQTEAATPTPATCGEAAE, from the exons ATGAGTGGAATTCCAGGTACGGCCGTAGTTCAGGTCACCAATCTGTCCTCGGCAGTGAGTAGCGAGCAGATGCGAACTCTCTTCGGCTTCCTCGGTGACATCGAAGAGCTGCGGCTCTACCCTCCGGA CAACACGCCGCTGTCCTTCTCCTCCAAAGTATGTTATATCAAATACCGAGACCCTTCCAGTGTTGGCGTGGCCCAGCACCTAACCAACACAGTTTTTATTGACAGAGCTTTGATAGTTGTGCCATGCGCCGAAG GTAAAATTCCAGAGGAGGCCAAGGCCTTGTCGCTCTTGGCTCCGGCCACACCTGTTGGTAGCCTGATGCCTGGGGCAGGCCTCCTGCCCATCCCCACTCCAACCCCTCTGCAGAAC CTGGGTATCCCAATCAGCAACCTTGGGGCTCTGCAGACAGGTCTCGACCCCTCAGTGGCAGCTCTCGGAGGTGTTGCAACACAGCCCCCTCTGATGGGAAATGTGGACCCTTCCAAAATTGACGAAATCAGGAGGACAGTTTATGTTGGCAACTTAAATTCTCag ACAACCACGGCAGAGCAGCTGTTGGAGTACTTCAAACAGGTTGGGGAGGTGAAGTTTGTGCGGATGGCTGGAGATGAGACTCAGCCCACCCGCTTTGCCTTCGTGGAGTTTGCTGACCAGGAGTCTGTGTCACGGGCACTCGCCTTCAATGGTGTCATGTTTGGAGACAGACCCTTGAA GATCAATCATTCCAACAATGCTATCGTGAAACCCCCAGAACTGACCCCACAGGCTGCAGCCAAGGAGCTGGAGGATGTGATGAAGCGTGTCCGCGAAGCGCAGTCTAACATAGCAGCAGCCATTGAGCCAGGAG ATGATTCTGGGAAAAAACATTCCATGAGCAGCTCGAGGAGGTCAAGAAGGAGTCGAAGTCGTTCTCGGTCTCGCTCACATTCTCGGTCACGAAGGAAAAGGTCAAGGTCCAGGCACAG GAGCCGACCATCCCTGAAGTCCCGGTCAAAGGGCAGTGAGTTGCACAGCTCTCGCAGTGTGCACAAGAAACGCTCACGGTCCAGGGATCGGAGACACTCCCGTAGCCGCTCGCGGTCCAG GGAcagaaggaaagagaaggatGGAAAATCAAGAGGCAAGGAGGAGAGCTTTCGAGATAAGGATGAGAGGcgacagaaggaaaaaaggggCAAAACTCCCCCTAAGGGCTACAGTGGGTCTCGGCGATCACGGAGCACAAGCAG AGGACATaagaggagaagcagaagtCGGTCAAAGTCTCcgaggaagaagatgaagtcACCTTCACCAAAGAG GGGGAAGAAAGACAAGAAAAGGGATAAAGTGAGAGAAAGCAGTAGAGAGAGGAGCGACAGGGACTCTTCCAGGAAGCAGAGCAACAGAGATGAGAAGGTGGACAGGAAAGTCAGACCTATAAAG GTGGACAGAGATTATGACAAGGAGAAGGTGTACGAGAGCGACCGGGAGGGTTCGGTGACAGCCAGCGAAGAGCAAGCATCACAGGTCCAGCACAACGGCAGCTGTGAGAAGAACGGGGACGACCTGAGCCAGACCGAGGCCGCGACCCCAACCCCAGCAACGTGCGGCGAGGCAGCAGAGTGA
- the srek1 gene encoding splicing regulatory glutamine/lysine-rich protein 1 isoform X2 has translation MVHAQYVSSTGKIPEEAKALSLLAPATPVGSLMPGAGLLPIPTPTPLQNLGIPISNLGALQTGLDPSVAALGGVATQPPLMGNVDPSKIDEIRRTVYVGNLNSQTTTAEQLLEYFKQVGEVKFVRMAGDETQPTRFAFVEFADQESVSRALAFNGVMFGDRPLKINHSNNAIVKPPELTPQAAAKELEDVMKRVREAQSNIAAAIEPGDDSGKKHSMSSSRRSRRSRSRSRSRSHSRSRRKRSRSRHRSRPSLKSRSKGSELHSSRSVHKKRSRSRDRRHSRSRSRSRDRRKEKDGKSRGKEESFRDKDERRQKEKRGKTPPKGYSGSRRSRSTSRGHKRRSRSRSKSPRKKMKSPSPKRGKKDKKRDKVRESSRERSDRDSSRKQSNRDEKVDRKVRPIKVDRDYDKEKVYESDREGSVTASEEQASQVQHNGSCEKNGDDLSQTEAATPTPATCGEAAE, from the exons ATGGTTCATGCCCAATATGTTTCCAGTACAG GTAAAATTCCAGAGGAGGCCAAGGCCTTGTCGCTCTTGGCTCCGGCCACACCTGTTGGTAGCCTGATGCCTGGGGCAGGCCTCCTGCCCATCCCCACTCCAACCCCTCTGCAGAAC CTGGGTATCCCAATCAGCAACCTTGGGGCTCTGCAGACAGGTCTCGACCCCTCAGTGGCAGCTCTCGGAGGTGTTGCAACACAGCCCCCTCTGATGGGAAATGTGGACCCTTCCAAAATTGACGAAATCAGGAGGACAGTTTATGTTGGCAACTTAAATTCTCag ACAACCACGGCAGAGCAGCTGTTGGAGTACTTCAAACAGGTTGGGGAGGTGAAGTTTGTGCGGATGGCTGGAGATGAGACTCAGCCCACCCGCTTTGCCTTCGTGGAGTTTGCTGACCAGGAGTCTGTGTCACGGGCACTCGCCTTCAATGGTGTCATGTTTGGAGACAGACCCTTGAA GATCAATCATTCCAACAATGCTATCGTGAAACCCCCAGAACTGACCCCACAGGCTGCAGCCAAGGAGCTGGAGGATGTGATGAAGCGTGTCCGCGAAGCGCAGTCTAACATAGCAGCAGCCATTGAGCCAGGAG ATGATTCTGGGAAAAAACATTCCATGAGCAGCTCGAGGAGGTCAAGAAGGAGTCGAAGTCGTTCTCGGTCTCGCTCACATTCTCGGTCACGAAGGAAAAGGTCAAGGTCCAGGCACAG GAGCCGACCATCCCTGAAGTCCCGGTCAAAGGGCAGTGAGTTGCACAGCTCTCGCAGTGTGCACAAGAAACGCTCACGGTCCAGGGATCGGAGACACTCCCGTAGCCGCTCGCGGTCCAG GGAcagaaggaaagagaaggatGGAAAATCAAGAGGCAAGGAGGAGAGCTTTCGAGATAAGGATGAGAGGcgacagaaggaaaaaaggggCAAAACTCCCCCTAAGGGCTACAGTGGGTCTCGGCGATCACGGAGCACAAGCAG AGGACATaagaggagaagcagaagtCGGTCAAAGTCTCcgaggaagaagatgaagtcACCTTCACCAAAGAG GGGGAAGAAAGACAAGAAAAGGGATAAAGTGAGAGAAAGCAGTAGAGAGAGGAGCGACAGGGACTCTTCCAGGAAGCAGAGCAACAGAGATGAGAAGGTGGACAGGAAAGTCAGACCTATAAAG GTGGACAGAGATTATGACAAGGAGAAGGTGTACGAGAGCGACCGGGAGGGTTCGGTGACAGCCAGCGAAGAGCAAGCATCACAGGTCCAGCACAACGGCAGCTGTGAGAAGAACGGGGACGACCTGAGCCAGACCGAGGCCGCGACCCCAACCCCAGCAACGTGCGGCGAGGCAGCAGAGTGA